In Aquila chrysaetos chrysaetos chromosome 17, bAquChr1.4, whole genome shotgun sequence, one genomic interval encodes:
- the LOC115352755 gene encoding urotensin-2 receptor-like: MSYDPSFISARPGEDLEAGSFLEESSGGGDDSSVLGGDSPVTGPLGAVLLAMCLTGMVGNIYTVVVASGRVAGHSAGSLGVYVINLALADLLYLSTIPFVVCTYFAHDWFFGDVGCRLLLSLDLLTMHASIFLLTAMSLERYWAVARPLRARRTTNAYRKLASAVLWLLSLLLTAPMMVMTQLREEDGPRKRLCIPTWTPAAFRLYLTVLFTTSVLAPGVVLGVVYARLAQAYRSSAWGLGLPAAGRAPARRLFSRISAIVVAYWACFLPFWAWQLAGLYRGEGLGIGPAAQAYLNFGVTCLAYGNSCVNPFLYTLLAGSGRRRPNRSGTGTARPPASSRQAAGGPVGDHGVPPASGELLGSGGKSEG, encoded by the coding sequence ATGTCTTATGACCCTTCCTTCATCAGCGCAAGGCCTGGAGAGGATCTTGAGGCTGGCAGCTTCTTGGAGGAAAGCAGCGGTGGGGGTGACGACAGTAGTGTCCTGGGAGGGGACAGCCCGGTCACGGGGCCGctgggtgctgtgctgctggccaTGTGCCTCACTGGGATGGTGGGGAACATCTACACGGTGGTGGTGGCCTCCGGCAGGGTGGCGGGCCACTCGGCGGGCTCCTTGGGGGTCTACGTGATCAACCTTGCCCTGGCTGACCTCCTGTACCTCTCCACCATCCCCTTCGTGGTCTGCACCTACTTCGCCCATGACTGGTTCTTCGGCGACGTGGGCTGCAGGCTTTTGCTCAGCCTGGACCTCCTCACCATGCATGCCAGCATCTTCCTCCTGACGGCCATGAGCCTGGAGAGGTACTGGGCGGTGGCCAGGCCGCTGCGGGCCAGGCGGACCACCAACGCTTACCGCAAGCTGGCCAGCGCCGTCCTCTGGCTCCTCTCGCTCCTCCTTACGGCCCCCATGATGGTGATGACCCAGCTGCGGGAGGAGGATGGCCCCCGCAAGCGTCTCTGCATCCCCACCTGGACGCCGGCGGCCTTCCGGCTCTATCTGACGGTGCTTTTCACCACCAGCGTCCTGGCACCCGGCGTGGTGCTGGGGGTCGTCTACGCCCGCTTGGCCCAGGCGTACCGGTCCTCCGCTTGGGGTCTGGGGCTGCCGGCGGccggccgggccccggcccggcggctcTTCTCCAGGATCTCCGCCATCGTGGTGGCCTATTGGGCTTGCTTCCTCCCCTTCTGGGCCTGGCAGCTGGCTGGGCTGTACCGGGGCGAGGGGCTGGGCATCGGACCCGCCGCCCAAGCTTACCTCAACTTTGGCGTTACCTGCCTGGCCTACGGCAACAGCTGCGTCAACCCCTTCCTCTACACCTTGCTTGCCGGCAGCGGCCGCCGGCGCCCCAACCGCAGCGGGACGGGCACGGCACGGCCCCCGGCGTCCTCCCGGCAGGCTGCGGGTGGCCCGGTGGGAGACCACGGCGTCCCCCCGGCTTCTGGGGAGTTGTTGGGGTCTGGGGGAAAAAGCGAGGGGTGA
- the LOC115352835 gene encoding beta-galactoside-binding lectin, whose amino-acid sequence MSCGPVCTNLGLKPGQRLTVKGKIAPSAKSFVMNLGKDASNLGLHFNPRFDAHGDVNTIVCNSKKVEEWGAEHRETVFPFQKGSPIEITFSVNQNDLTVHLPGHQFTFPNRLGLSVFDYFDAQGDFTLQSISWE is encoded by the exons ATGTCTTGC GGACCAGTATGCACCAACCTGGGTCTCAAGCCTGGCCAGCGCCTCACCGTCAAGGGGAAAATTGCACCAAGTGCCAAGAG ctttgtTATGAATCTGGGGAAGGATGCTTCCAACCTCGGGCTTCACTTCAACCCCCGTTTTGATGCTCACGGTGATGTGAACACCATCGTGTGCAACTCAAAGAAGGTGGAAGAGTGGGGTGCAGAGCACAGGGAGACTGTCTTCCCTTTCCAGAAGGGAAGTCCAATAGAG ATCACTTTCAGCGTCAACCAAAATGATCTGACAGTCCACCTGCCAGGCCACCAGTTCACGTTCCCTAACCGGCTTGGTCTCTCTGTCTTTGACTACTTTGATGCACAAGGGGACTTCACACTCCAGTCCATCAGCTGGGAATAA
- the LOC115352816 gene encoding pyridoxal phosphate phosphatase produces MASCRRLSGAGLREVLGSAEGLLFDCDGVLWAGERAVPGAPELLERLRRSGKAALFVSNNSRRSVAELERRFSRLGFRGVRAEHVFSSALCSALFLRQRLLDEAGNGNGGGRVFVLGGEGLRGEVRDAGLRLAGEGEPLPGATEPVRAVLVGYDDQFTFAKLAQACGYLRDPQCLLVATDPDPWHPLSDGQRTPGTGSLTAAVETASGRKALVVGKPNTYMFDCIVERFGVDPSRTLMVGDRLETDILFGKNCGLSTILTLTGVSRLEEAQAYMASDSAAAKDLVPNYYVDSIADLIPGLDE; encoded by the exons ATGGCGAGCTGCCGGCGGCTGAGCGGCGCTGGGCTGCGGGAGGTGCTGGGCTCGGCGGAGGGTTTGCTCTTCGACTGCGATGGCGTCCTGTGGGCGGGCGAGCGCGCCGTCCCCGGCGCCCCCGAGCTGTTGGAGAGGCTGCGGCGTAGCGGCAAGGCCGCCCTTTTCGTCAGCAACAACAGCCGCCGTTCCGTGGCCGAGCTGGAACGGCGCTTCAGCCGCTTGGGTTTCCGCGGCGTCCGCGCCGAGCACGTCTTCAGTTCCGCGCTCTGTTCCGCTCTTTTCCTCCGCCAGCGTCTCCTCGACGAAGCCGGCAACGGGAACGGAGGAGGCCGCGTCTTCGTGCTGGGCGGCGAGGGGCTGCGCGGCGAGGTGCGCGATGCCGGCCTGCGCCTGGCGGGTGAGGGCGAACCGCTTCCCGGCGCTACCGAACCGGTGCGGGCCGTCCTGGTGGGCTACGACGACCAGTTCACCTTTGCCAAGTTGGCGCAGGCCTGCGGCTACCTACGTGACCCCCAGTGCCTCCTGGTAGCCACCGACCCCGACCCCTGGCACCCGCTCAGCGATGGCCAGCGCACCCCCG GGACTGGCAGCCTCACAGCAGCGGTGGAAACTGCTTCGGGCCGCAAGGCGCTGGTGGTGGGGAAACCGAACACGTACATGTTTGATTGCATCGTGGAGCGTTTCGGCGTCGACCCGTCCCGCACCCTCATGGTGGGAGACCGTCTGGAGACAGATATCCTCTTCGGCAAGAACTGCGGCCTCTCCACCATCCTCACCCTGACAGGTGTCTCCCGCCTGGAAGAGGCACAGGCCTACATGGCCAGCGACAGCGCTGCTGCCAAGGATCTGGTGCCCAACTACTATGTGGACAGCATTGCAGACTTGATACCGGGCCTGGATGAGTAG
- the SH3BP1 gene encoding SH3 domain-binding protein 1, whose product MMKRQFNRMRQQLSHPNITSRAQEATELLPEDLLQIEQRIEPAKRAAHSVSKRLQACLQGQCGSEMDKRVKKLPLMTLSTTMAESFKELDTESSLGKALEMGCCIQSSLAKILAEFEIAVERDVLQPLNKLSEEELPIILKRKKTLQKLISDWNAIKSRLNQAAKSSSNSAGTGAGPGASSAANKLEILKEEEEEVKRKVEQCKDEYMADLYHFSTKEDSYASYFIKLLEIQAQYHRQSLGSLDSALAELKESHSQTEPTFTADAPVAGYYGVPLETHLKSLGREIALPIEACVMMLLASGMREEGLFRLAAGASVLRKLKSSLASGSNALEEFYSDPHAVAGALKSYLRELPQPLMTFELYNEWVEVASLKDVDSRLQRLQDTCSRLPQESYNNLRYLIKFLAKLAEHQEVNKMTPSNIAIVLGPNLLWSQQNTGDPMQLDLASVSSIQVVGVVEALIQNADVLFPGEVDFNVSGMFTPPANGRLGEATPVEELTPKPPPASTPTLPDGEVTSSDPEPRSQPTSPAATRPSPEAAGPLPPTMTENTTCKGKRPAPARPTMPPPPPVAQPRTAAPTPAAPEHAASPKAQPRRMAGVPSRPPAVPPPLPPQPARRHSRDAPPSPRPPAGGEADAATATDCAPGAADEGQRLPAGRSSPPATLPPEEN is encoded by the exons agccCAAGAAGCAACCGAGCTCTTGCCAGAAGACTTGCTGCAG ATCGAGCAGAGGATCGAGCCGGCCAAGCGAGCAGCTCACAGCGTGTCCAAGAGGCTCCAAGCCTGCCTGCAAGGGCAATGCGGCTCCGAGATGGACAAGCGAGTG AAGAAGCTGCCCTTGATGACTCTGTCCACAACGATGGCCGAGAGCTTCAAGGAACTGGACACAGAGTCCAGCCTCGG GAAAGCCCTGGAGATGGGCTGCTGCATACAGAGCTCGCTGGCCAAAATCCTGGCCGAGTTCGAGATCGCCGTGGAACGCGACGTCCTGCAGCCGCTCAACAAGCTCAGCGAG GAGGAGCTTCCCATCATCCTGAAGCGCAAGAAGACCCTCCAGAAGTTGATTTCTGACTGGAATGCAATCAAGAGCCG GCTGAACCAAGCTGCCAAGAGCTCCAGTAACAGCGCTGGCACCGGTGCTGGCCCGGGGGCATCTTCTGCTGCCAACAAACTGGAGAtcctgaaggaagaggaagaggaggtgaagAGGAAGGTGGAGCAGTGCAAG GATGAGTACATGGCTGACCTCTACCACTTCTCCACCAAAGAGGACAGCTACGCCAGCTACTTCATCAAA CTGCTGGAAATCCAAGCCCAGTACCACCGGCAGTCACTGGGATCTCTGGACTCAGCTTTGGCGGAGCTGAAGGAAAGCCACAGCCAGACAG AGCCCACCTTCACTGCAGACGCCCCAGTGGCAGGGTACTACGGCGTGCCCCTAGAGACGCACCTCAAGAGCTTGGGCCGGGAGATTGCGCTGCCCATCGAAGCCTGCGTCATGATGCTGCTGGCCTCCGGCAtgagggaggag gggcTCTTTCGGCTGGCAGCGGGTGCCTCAGTGCTGAGGAAGCTGAAGAGCAGCTTGGCCAGCGGCTCCAACGCCCTGGAGGAGTTTTACTCGGACCCCCACGCCGTGGCCG gtGCACTGAAATCCTACCTGCGGGAGCTGCCCCAGCCTTTGATGACCTTCGAGCTCTACAACGAATGGGTCGAAGTGGCCAG CTTAAAGGACGTCGACAGCCGCCTACAGCGACTGCAAGACACCTGCAGCCGCCTGCCCCAGGAGAGCTACAACAATCTGAG GTATCTGATCAAGTTTTTAGCCAAGCTGGCTGAACACCAGGAGGTGAATAAAATGACTCCGAGCAACATCGCCATCGTGCTGGGCCCCAACCTGCTGTGGTCGCAGCAGAACACAGG AGACCCCATGCAACTGGACTTGGCCTCGGTCTCCTCCATCCAGGTGGTGGGTGTGGTGGAAGCCCTCATCCAGAATGCAGATGTCCTCTTCCCCGGAG AGGTAGATTTCAACGTCTCGGGCATGTTCACGCCACCTGCAAACGGTAGACTTGGCGAGGCCACTCCGGTGGAAGAGCTGACCCCCAAGCCCCCTCCGGCCAGCACACCCACTCTCCCAGACGGAGAAGT CACCTCGAGCGACCCCGAGCCCAGGTCCCAGCCGACATCCCCAGCGGCGACCAGACCGTCTCCCGAAGCTGCGGGGCCGCTGCCTCCAACGATGACCGAAAACACCACCTGCAAAG gcaAGCGCCCGGCTCCGGCCCGACCCACGATGCCACCACCGCCGCCCGTGGCGCAGCCCCGGACCGCGGCTCCCACCCCGGCAGCCCCCGAGCACGCAGCCAGCCCCAAAGCCCAACCGCGACGGATGGCCGGGGTACCAAGCCGACCCCCCGCCGTCCCACCACCGCTCCCCCCGCAGCCGGCACGCCGCCATAGCCGAGATGCCCCGCCATCCCCCAGGCCTCCCGCCGGCGGCGAGGCCGACGCGGCGACCGCCACGGACTGTGCCCCGGGGGCCGCGGATGAGGGGCAACGGCTGCCTGCGGGAAGAAGCAGCCCACCGGCCACATTGCCACCAGAGGAGAACTGA